In Helianthus annuus cultivar XRQ/B chromosome 3, HanXRQr2.0-SUNRISE, whole genome shotgun sequence, a single window of DNA contains:
- the LOC118490247 gene encoding ribosomal RNA processing protein 36 homolog → MKIRHDGMPSSSKIKFEVSDEEDEEQEEEEVEEEEESASEDDGENEIQEVLANVTFEELQKARSDGSHVVNKKPKLERKGKRENKNRPMEISSKKPVGRFREVIQAPKKVVRDPRFESLCGTLDVDGFKKRYNFLYDSELPAEKERLKNQMKKTKDPQALSGLKERVAWIDKQLKSASTKRTDKEILVKHKKKEREAAKQGKQPYYLKKSEIRKQQLAEKFKELKASGKLASFIEKKRRKNAAKDHRFMPYRRPNDNQQET, encoded by the exons ATGAAGATCCGCCATGATGGTATGCCTTCTTCGAGCAAGATTAAATTTGAAGTtagtgatgaagaagatgaagaacaagaggaagaagaagtagaagaagaagaagaatctgCTTCTGAAGAT GATGGGGAGAATGAGATACAAGAGGTGCTTGCAAATGTTACATTTGAGGAGTTGCAGAAAGCGCGTTCAGATGGGTcacatgtagttaataagaagcCTAAGTTAGAGAGGAAGGGTAAGCGAGAGAATAAAAACAG GCCAATGGAGATCAGTAGCAAAAAGCCAGTTGGTAGATTTAGAGAAGTCATTCAGGCTCCTAAAAAG GTTGTTCGTGACCCTCGTTTTGAATCATTATGCGGAACGCTTGATGTGGATGG GTTCAAAAAGAGATACAACTTTTTATATGATAGCGAGCTTCCTGCTGAAAAAGAG CGATTGAAGAACCAGATGAAGAAAACGAAAGACCCACAGGCCCTTAGTGGGTTGAAAGAGCGAGTGGCATGGATT GACAAGCAATTGAAATCGGCATCCACAAAACGTACGGATAAAGAGattcttgtgaaacacaagaagAAGGAAAGAGAAGCGGCAAAACAAGGGAAACAGCCTTATTATTTGAAGAAAt CTGAAATCCGAAAACAACAGCTTGCCGAGAAATTCAAGGAGCTCAAG GCTTCTGGCAAGCTTGCATCCTTCATCGAGAAAAAGAGGAGGAAAAACGCTGCGAAAGACCATAGGTTCATGCCGTACCGACGACCAAATGACAACCAACAAGAAACATAG